A genome region from Microtus ochrogaster isolate Prairie Vole_2 chromosome 1, MicOch1.0, whole genome shotgun sequence includes the following:
- the LOC101987814 gene encoding interferon alpha-inducible protein 27-like protein 2 isoform X2: MAVAGTGTLVASLVCKITASTAMAKVGGAVSGTILAGSQGLTLLAQTALGSGAPVLASAFGALKAGSILSGGPAYVLAVCPTGAKAAVAVLGGAMTVAAVPPVLGAVGFTGTGIAASSLAAKMMSLSAIANGGGVAAGSLVATLQSVGAAGLSLSSKVLLGSAGSAVVASVMGISQSSRPSLLGEEDMKGEGTGHSLSNLENEAEREAEETPQPSPTQRVIS, from the exons ATGGCAGTGGCTGGAACAGGCACGCTAGTGGCTTCCCTTGTCTGCAAGATAACAGCTTCAACAGCTATGGCCAAAGTTGGAGGTGCAGTCTCGGGCACCATTCTAGCTGGCTCCCAGG GGCTCACCCTGTTAGCCCAGACTGCCCTGGGCTCTGGAGCACCTGTGCTTGCATCTGCATTCGGGGCACTGAAGGCTGGAAGCATCCTGTCAGGGGGCCCGGCCTATGTCTTGGCTGTTTGTCCCACTGGAG cCAAGGCTGCTGTTGCTGTGCTTGGGGGAG ccatgACCGTAGCTGCTGTGCCCCCCGTGCTGGGTGCTGTGGGTTTCACTGGGACAGGAATTGCTGCCTCCTCTCTAGCAGCTAAGATGATGTCCTTGTCAGCTATTGCTAATGGGGGTGGAGTCGCGGCTGGTAGCCTGGTGGCCACTCTGCAGTCCGTGG GAGCTGCAGGACTCTCCCTGTCATCTAAAGTCCTCTTAGGCTCTGCAGGATCTGCCGTGGTGGCCAGTGTGATGGGCATCTCTCAGAGTTCCCGCCCTTCTCTCCTCGGAGAAGAGGACATGAAAGGAGAGGGGACTGGTCACAGCTTGTCCAACCTAGAGAATG aagcagagagggaagcagaggagacaCCCCAACCTTCTCCCACACAGAGAGTGATCAGTTAA
- the LOC101987814 gene encoding interferon alpha-inducible protein 27-like protein 2B isoform X1: MAVAGTGTLVASLVCKITASTAMAKVGGAVSGTILAGSQGLTLLAQTALGSGAPVLASAFGALKAGSILSGGPAYVLAVCPTGAKAAVAVLGGAMTVAAVPPVLGAVGFTGTGIAASSLAAKMMSLSAIANGGGVAAGSLVATLQSVGAAGLSLSSKVLLGSAGSAVVASVMGISQSSRPSLLGEEDMKGEGTGHSLSNLENGQLTLGDNLPSWHLQDLPLCQHNGISESSILSLLTEAEREAEETPQPSPTQRVIS; this comes from the exons ATGGCAGTGGCTGGAACAGGCACGCTAGTGGCTTCCCTTGTCTGCAAGATAACAGCTTCAACAGCTATGGCCAAAGTTGGAGGTGCAGTCTCGGGCACCATTCTAGCTGGCTCCCAGG GGCTCACCCTGTTAGCCCAGACTGCCCTGGGCTCTGGAGCACCTGTGCTTGCATCTGCATTCGGGGCACTGAAGGCTGGAAGCATCCTGTCAGGGGGCCCGGCCTATGTCTTGGCTGTTTGTCCCACTGGAG cCAAGGCTGCTGTTGCTGTGCTTGGGGGAG ccatgACCGTAGCTGCTGTGCCCCCCGTGCTGGGTGCTGTGGGTTTCACTGGGACAGGAATTGCTGCCTCCTCTCTAGCAGCTAAGATGATGTCCTTGTCAGCTATTGCTAATGGGGGTGGAGTCGCGGCTGGTAGCCTGGTGGCCACTCTGCAGTCCGTGG GAGCTGCAGGACTCTCCCTGTCATCTAAAGTCCTCTTAGGCTCTGCAGGATCTGCCGTGGTGGCCAGTGTGATGGGCATCTCTCAGAGTTCCCGCCCTTCTCTCCTCGGAGAAGAGGACATGAAAGGAGAGGGGACTGGTCACAGCTTGTCCAACCTAGAGAATGGTCAGTTAACCTTAGGGGACAATCTGCCCTCCTGGCATCTACAGGACCTACCATTGTGTCAGCATAATGGCATCTCTGAGAGTTCTATCCTTTCACtcctcacagaagcagagagggaagcagaggagacaCCCCAACCTTCTCCCACACAGAGAGTGATCAGTTAA